The Populus nigra chromosome 19, ddPopNigr1.1, whole genome shotgun sequence genome includes a window with the following:
- the LOC133680683 gene encoding pathogenesis-related protein 1-like, translating into MMSRKISLAFFTLITLSLILPSRAQDNPQDYLDAHNAARAAVGVGPLTWDTTVQAYAQNYANQRAGDCNLVHSGGPYGENIAWSSADLSGTDAVKMWVDEKAYYDYNSNSCAAGQQCGHYTQVVWRNSARLGCAKVKCSTGGTFIGCNYDPPGNYVGQKPY; encoded by the coding sequence ATGATGTCAAGAAAGATTTCTCTTGCTTTCTTTACTCTTATAACCTTATCCCTAATCCTTCCCTCTCGTGCCCAAGACAACCCACAAGATTACCTTGATGCTCATAATGCAGCTCGTGCAGCTGTAGGTGTTGGTCCGCTAACCTGGGACACCACAGTGCAAGCCTATGCACAAAATTATGCTAACCAACGTGCCGGCGATTGCAACCTTGTCCATTCAGGTGGACCTTATGGGGAGAACATTGCATGGAGCAGCGCGGACCTTTCAGGTACAGATGCTGTAAAAATGTGGGTTGATGAGAAGGCTTACTACGACTACAACTCCAACTCATGTGCCGCTGGCCAGCAGTGTGGGCACTATACTCAGGTGGTTTGGCGTAACTCTGCTCGCCTAGGATGTGCTAAAGTGAAGTGTAGCACCGGAGGAACCTTCATAGGGTGCAACTATGATCCACCCGGCAACTATGTTGGGCAAAAACCTTACTAA
- the LOC133679859 gene encoding pathogenesis-related protein 1-like: MMSSKISLAFLTLITLSLILPSRAQDNPQDYLDAHNAARAAVGVGPLTWDTTVQAYAQNYANQRAGDCNLVHSGGPYGENIAWSSADLSGTDAVKLWVDEKAYYDYNSNSCAAGQQCGHYTQVVWRNSARLGCAKVKCSTGGTFIGCNYDPPGNYVGEKPY, from the coding sequence ATGATGTCAAGCAAGATTTCTCTTGCTTTCCTTACTCTTATAACCTTATCCCTAATCCTTCCCTCTCGTGCCCAAGACAACCCACAAGATTACCTTGATGCTCATAATGCAGCTCGTGCAGCTGTAGGTGTTGGTCCGCTAACCTGGGACACCACAGTGCAAGCCTATGCACAAAATTATGCTAACCAACGCGCCGGCGATTGCAACCTTGTCCATTCAGGTGGACCTTATGGGGAGAACATTGCATGGAGCAGCGCGGACCTTTCAGGTACAGATGCTGTAAAATTGTGGGTTGATGAGAAGGCTTACTACGACTACAACTCCAACTCATGTGCCGCTGGCCAGCAGTGTGGGCACTATACTCAGGTGGTTTGGCGTAACTCTGCTCGCCTAGGATGTGCTAAAGTGAAGTGTAGCACCGGAGGAACCTTCATTGGGTGCAACTATGATCCACCCGGCAACTATGTTGGGGAAAAACCTTACTAA